Genomic window (Ictalurus punctatus breed USDA103 chromosome 16, Coco_2.0, whole genome shotgun sequence):
TTTAGAAACACTATCtgaataatttattcatattaagTTATATGTTGGCGATCACTCAGCCCTCGCAAGCTATTAAGGTACTGAGCTAGCTCTTAACATGGCAAGGCAGTGTTTTAAACCCAATACTGGAACACAGCTGAGATTTCCATTTGCATTGTCTGTTGTTCAGTGACGGTTCACTCGTCCGCACGCGCCTGACTGGCCAAGTCTAGACCAGTGCTTACTGACTTTATGGAAAGTATGTGAAGTTGAATATTCTGCAGTTTGCTCTCTTTTgcactgtgtatatatctgtGAAGGGCTTCACATCTAGGGCCACTGTTCTATAAATCGAGGAGTTAGGACACGTTTTAAAAGCAGCCACATCGAGTGAAAATGTAGTTTATACACAGATGAGTGCAGGTGTAAGGGAACGCGCAAGTGAGAACCAGAGCCACTGTGTGCATGCAATTATTCAAAATCTCTTACGCCGCATTGTGGCCTTTATATTGTAcggttttataaaagtcatttgAGTTAGAACTGGaattcatttgaatattttacaattagGCTTAAACGTGTGCTTCTTAACTCTGTTTGAAATGAAAAGGAATTGGTACAAGAAGTGAAAAAAGTTACTCATGTACACAGAGATGAGGGTGAAAGGCTGAAAACCTGGAGAGCTGCAGTTTTCCTCTTTCAGCTGCCGGATCTGTAAGCAGTGAGCTCCGGGGGTTAGAGGGCTCGTGGCCGTTTGGGGTTGATTTGCTTACTGGCTTGCTCCTCCTCCTGAAGAGCAGACCTGAACGCCTTCACTTTATCTGTTTCAGAGCGGAAAAAAGGACAATTTACAGAGATCAAATTAATCATGAAGATTTGGACTTTACATAAGCATGTTTGTGAACAATCTGAACAAATCTACAAGTTGACGAGAACTGAAATCAGGTTTGTAGTTCAGTGCTgggcaaaataataataataataataataataataaaggtccAGTTTTAACAGGTGATTTCTGGTCTTTTGGAGAACTAAGAGTCCAATCACAGCTATGAAGCGATGTCTGATGACCAACGTGGATATAGTACAGACTATGAAGTAAGcacggaataaaacacaacagggtgtgCACAGTCCTCAAACTTAAggaaaacctaaagttacagctATACAGGATATCGCTGTTTTTGGTGATTGTTGCGCCcaaaaattcttgattttgctgcgactTTTCTAAATTTgcgagtttttgtgcttttttttttttttttttttggcagaaaactACTAGgattggtgaaattgcagttgcacgaaATAGTTTTGCGCGGACCTtcacagcgatgtttgttggtgaatgagaccttttagctgtactcgtgttcaacacacgtgaatcgaagagggctttggctgaatgcgcgctgtgatgacatcacactacgcatcttggcccaaatctgtggagtTTGGATTAATTTCAACGAcagcaaaatcctggagggacgcTATATctctgactgttgcaaagccctgacactgcaGACTCCTTCCTCGAACACTCAAGAAACGCTCACATTTTTTAACAATCAATTTATGTTGAGCGTCTGCCATAAAGTCCCTGTGAGTgacttgttactatagaaacaatgtaTTAGAACGAACATTGCAGAAGATTAATCAATgactccttctgaccaatcagaatcgagaaacAGAAACCCCAGCGTACAGTGTTGAAGAAACAATTAGAACTATGAGTTTGCCTCAGTACCAAAGAACATCTGCTCTGAAGTTTGCATTTTGGTGCAGATGTTTTCCAGGCTGATTTAGACTGGCCCCTTAggcatttatacacattgacaTGTTCATATGTGTAACAGGGCCGCTTTTCACAACACGTCAAGACAGATGTATGAGGCTCGATTTAGGTCAAATCATCATGGTAAAACTCAATCCTCCTTCATTTACACAGTTAAGCTGCTAAGAAGACAAAGACCTTTTTGTCAGCTCAATGTgcatccaaaaataaataaaataaataaacaaactcaaATAGCAACAAGCTGAAAGCTCAGGACCAAGTCATCGTGGACGATCCAGTATTTATTTACCTCTGAGCTCTGTTAAGATTTCAATCTTTTGATCCAAAATTTGCTCCAGCTGTGTTGCGTACGAGTCCACGTCATAATCCacttcctcagtcatctctaTAAGGACCTTCTCATCTTCCAGCCAGCGTATAGACTCCTGCAGTGGAACACAAAGCATGCGAGGCATTTCGAATGGAGTCGCACACTGTACACACGCAcggtggaattttttttttaaagtgtagaCAATGCAACCTCCATATGCAACAACTGATACTGATCTGCTCCAAGAGGAGGATTTCTTCTGTCCGCTCATGTTTCTGAGCTGATGAAACCATGCAGGGGATGATGGGAAAACCGGCAACACTAACGCTGTACCTGAAACACAGCTCTGTGGTCCTCCAGAACCTGCTCCTCCATCTCCACCAGCTGAGACACGGCCTCATGGAAGGTGAAAAGCTGAGGAGAGACCTCCTCCtcctacacacaacacacacacacacagtgttattgATTTGCCTGGTGTATGCTGTGTATTTTTACATATTGGTCCACCACTACTATGTAtataagtgctttatcctggtcagggtcatggtgtaTCCTGAACACTACAGTAGATGGTAGGTGTTTATCAATGCCCTGGCCATAGTTTTTTCCCCTTACATTCTGTTCACATAGCAGTTTAAGATCGTCTCTCTGAGGAGAGCTGCCCACTCCCCACTGCGGCTCCAACACATCCAGCTGGCTGATCGGATGGCCTCCTGTTCTGCTTTCCATCACTGCACCCGGGTCAACAGTCAACTCCtttactctacacacacacacacacacacacacacatttaaacgACCAACATGTTCATAACGTTTCTCACGGCCAGGTAATGAAGCAAACCATATGAAGAGGACCgtcatgacctctgaccctCGGTCATTCACACAGTACAAAAAAGGAGATGATGTTTGTATTAGCTCGAGCGTGAGAAACACCGGGATTTGAATGGAAATGGTTCAAACATGCCCAGATGCAGGAGTACAACTGAGAGAGAATGGGGTTAATGACATGAAATCAACAAgaacacaaaaataaagcacACGTGGCACCTCCACACTGAAATGAAAGCAACTCATAAAGCAAATAAAGTCGATGTGTGAACAGAAAACGAATTAGCAGAGGAGCGTTTAAAGAAGCGTGACGTTGGGAAAAGAAGAAGACCTGCTGGGTGAGGGAGCAAAGTCATCGTACTCGTAGGTAGGAGAGAGTTCGGAGCGGCCGCTTCCCCCCTGAGAGAAGGGGATGTCTGAGGGGCTTATCCCAAACTCCTTCACtctgacagagggacagacagagagacgacAGTGTGAGACTGGACACTGTACACATGCGCTCATAACTGGTTATTCAGCATGCACaagattattattactatagaCACTTCACCATGTCTTCACTGTATCGGTGGTTTGATTTGGATCTGTAGATTACCAAACTGTattttttagctagctaacgaGTGACTACAAGCGTCACAGGAACGGTATCTTAATTAAATTTGATGACGCACACGGTCAGTCAAAAACACCCTGTATTAATGTTTTCGGTTAAACATCAAGGATTCGAGTTAAATATTGTAGAATTAGGGGCGGGAGGAATCTGGATCTGGATCACTCGATGCAGTACACAGAACATATTTGTTCGCGTGAAAACTTATTTTAAACGACTGTGTGCAGAGGAGAAGCCACTGGCGGATTTTTGGATATCCGTGCACGCCGAATATAGAGAACTCCCATTCACATCGACCGATCTCTGTGAGGCTGTTTacgcaaaattaaaaaaacaagcgTAGAGCCAGAGTCCAAAACATTGCAGGGGGGGGACATGACAATGTCATTCTTAAAAGTGGGTAGCACTTGCAAAAAGATTAAGGACTGCTGGTTTAAGCCATGGCATCAGGCATCAGCACAAGTGTATTAAATTATTGAGGAACTACATTTGGAGAACTGCGCCCAGGGCCAGAATGCCTGTCTCTGTTTACATGGGCCTCCAGTCAGTCTTTTTATAGACACCCCCTACACCAATCATCTCAGTCTGTTCGGAATCCAGTGAGCACTCAGCACAgccagatactgaaaacaaacaaacaaacaaacaaacaaaaaaaacccacagtggactgaaaaaaaataattaagaaataaagTGAAACTAGAATAAACACTGGCAGCATTTCTTCAAGATGGAGAAATGTATTACCTCATTTCTTTATAGTGATATCATGACGATCCCTGGTAATACTAACTCTAACACCACAGATCCCAGGGGTGttgctttgtgtacatgggtgGGAACGGGAGGTGGGTTCGCCTTGGCAGCTAGACACTCAATCTTGACTAACGCACCTTGAACCGAAGcccattttaaaacaattgtgGCTTAGACAATTGTCCGTACACACAAAAAGATAAGCATGTACACCTCTAAAGCAGTAATGCTACAAACAAATAGGCTTTGTACAAACCTGTTGGCGTATCTCAGCGTATTTAAGGTGTTTTCACAAGAAGCCATGCCAGGTGAGATGGTGGCAATCTGCAGACGGTACAGATTTACAATAGCATCATCACTATCGAACAATCCTTCAGTCACTGCACTAACTTACACCAGTGCTTTCCTATTGGGAAGTGGATTACGACAGTGTTGCACACTTTATTCCTGAAGAATAAGAAGCTGATTAAATAGGAGCTCCGTATATATGagaacgctttttttttttctctctcctccagATGCCACTGTGCTATAATTAAGCTCTGTGTCTTAATTAAATTAAGATCCAAGCTCACACATTACTCACGCAAGTActaataattccttacattgATACAgagcttttctagacactcaaagcgctttacatagtatggggggcaACTcttctcaaccaccactagtgtgtagcatccacatggacgatgcgacggcagccgtagtgcaccagaacacccaccacacaccagctactagtggagaggagagagcgaTGTactgtagccaattcagagatggaggtAAGTGTTTTGGGTCTGGCACCGTGATAGTTTCAATATTTACAAccacacacattattataaaaGAATGGCTGCCATTTGGTAAAAATGAATTACGTGAATATCAAATGTAGCAATTCACAAACTTGCAGAGAATCCTGTCCTAATACATTCATTATGTGCGTAAGAATACTGCAGGTTAATATTTTGGTAAACTGGACAACAGGGTCTTCTTTATGGCTAGAGCTGAACATCTGTGTTACACGTAGAAATAAATCCACTTTGGTGGTTAGAATGCACGCTGGTTAAACTACAGGGACACACGATTAGAGGTGCTGACCATCTCACCATGCACGTTCGGGAGTTCTCGCCAATAAAGGAGTCTCGCAGAACCTGCGTGAGCTTACTGGCTCGGAACGGAGTGTGAGGCTTGTTGCGACCCAAGGCTCTGATGCACTCCTACCAAGCACAAAGTTCACTTTATTAGCACACAAATAAAAGACTGAGGTAACTTCTAgaaaagagtgtgagagagagagagagagcacgataGACAAGGCAAACCTTCAGAGCCAGTAAACTTTTATTGATCTCGGCCCCTTCGAGGCGAGTCTGGCGGTCGGCGCTGGACGTGTCCGCCCCTCGCTCGTTGCCCGCCAAGTCTATGAGGGAGAATTTGCCGTGCATTTTGCCTCTCCTCCGCAGAATGATCTGGAAAACGGCATGGCTGCGAGAGGAGTGTGCGTTGGCTGAGGTCTGTCCGGACGTCCTGCAGTAAGAAGCACAGAACAGACTAAATGAAGGCCAAAATATTTTAGCTTTCAGCACAGCAATGTTgcattctctaatctgattggtcagaatatgattcattttctataagagcagctctgacagtagttcagcTGTAATGCAAGTCATTATATTAATAAGCTCGTGCAAAAACAttaacgtttctatagtaacacttaaacttaataataaacataaacagatgAGTAGGGCAGGACAGAGATCTTTgtctttgcagtttctctgtaacatgacaagctgcatttctttgtcttattgagagagagagagagagagagagagagagagagagagagagagagagagagagagcgagcgagcgagactgttccacaacattaaatgtaactgtaaatggtgAAAAAGTAtatgccccatcctgatttcttctgtttttgtgaatattaattgtttcacaaattaaaacaaaatctgagataaaacaaaagcgacctgagtaaacacaaaatgttatttatcaaataccaactgggcctgtgtgaaaatgtattttcccccatagttactaattccacaaatctaagaaactacattcataacagggttcagctggactagacacaaccaggcctgattactgcaaaccctgttcaatcaaatcaacacttaaatacaactttttcaacggcatgaagctggttaaacggtcttacccagtaacacattgTGCCAAAGTtggaaggtgattgaaatgcatcaatgtgggaagggttacaaagctatttcaaaaactctggaaccacagcgagagccgttatctccaaacgGAAAAACTCgtcacagtagtgaaccttcccagaagtggccgaccttccaaaattcctccaagagcacagcaactactcatccaggaagtctcaaaagagccaaggacaacatcaaaaggacctacaggcctctcttgcatcaataaagttCAATGTTCATGAcgccactatcagaaagacactgggcaaaaatggcctccatggaagagtggtgaggtgaaaaccactgctaaccctgaacattaaggctcatctgaattttgccaaaacacaccttgatgatcctcaaaccttttgggagaatgttctgtggactgatgagtcgaaagtggaactgtttggaagacaggagttccgttacatctggcgtaaatcaaacactgaattctgtgttttgaattaaattcaattgcaataattgaggggaaCATGAACTGTggtctctaccagaaaatcctgaaggagaatgtccggtcttctgTCCGTAAACTGAAACTtgagcgcaactggattatgcagcaagacagtgatccaaaacacaggagtaagtcctagaagtaagtgaaagactgaactccagttatcagaagcgtttagTTGCAGtcattgctgctaaaggtggcaaccagattttaagtttaaggggcaattagtttttcacatgggtgttggatcactttttttttt
Coding sequences:
- the LOC108276927 gene encoding kinesin-like protein KIF2A isoform X4, whose amino-acid sequence is MEQAPSAPAPPPIQHQTLQQQQNARRKSNCVKEVEKLQEKRERRRLQQQELREKRAQEIDTTTPNYEIMCMIRDFRASLDYRPLTTADLIEEHRICVCVRARPLNKKEMSLKDLDVITIPSKDVVMVHEPKQKVDLTRYLENQTFRFDYAFDDTATNEMVYRFTARPLVETIFERGMATCFAYGQTGSGKTHTMGGDFSGKNQDCSKGIYALAARDVFLMIKKPNYKKLDLQIYSTFFEIYSGKVFDLLNRKAKLRVLEDGKQQVQVVGLQEREVHCTEDVLKLIEMGNSCRTSGQTSANAHSSRSHAVFQIILRRRGKMHGKFSLIDLAGNERGADTSSADRQTRLEGAEINKSLLALKECIRALGRNKPHTPFRASKLTQVLRDSFIGENSRTCMIATISPGMASCENTLNTLRYANRVKEFGISPSDIPFSQGGSGRSELSPTYEYDDFAPSPSRVKELTVDPGAVMESRTGGHPISQLDVLEPQWGVGSSPQRDDLKLLCEQNEEEVSPQLFTFHEAVSQLVEMEEQVLEDHRAVFQESIRWLEDEKVLIEMTEEVDYDVDSYATQLEQILDQKIEILTELRDKVKAFRSALQEEEQASKQINPKRPRAL